The Methylotenera sp. G11 genome includes a window with the following:
- the mutM gene encoding bifunctional DNA-formamidopyrimidine glycosylase/DNA-(apurinic or apyrimidinic site) lyase, whose product MPELPEVETTRIGLMPLVNQTVANVVIRNASLRWPIPQSLPELLHGQTLRALTRRAKYILAHFDHGTLLLHLGMSGRICLLAQDEPPQKHDHFDLCFTSGQVLRLRDPRRFGAVLWADQNPQEHMLLKVLGPEPLSEAFTGQYLYQHIRTRSAAIKITMMDSHLVVGVGNIYASESLFRARIHPEKPAKALTLIECERLAAEIKNTLTDALAAGGSSLRDFFGADGNPGYFQQQYFVYARANDKGGEPCRVCNTPIRMIRQGQRSTFYCESCQR is encoded by the coding sequence ATGCCAGAACTCCCGGAAGTCGAAACGACCAGAATTGGTCTGATGCCGTTAGTCAATCAAACAGTAGCCAATGTGGTCATACGCAACGCTTCGCTGCGCTGGCCTATTCCGCAGTCGCTGCCGGAGTTGTTGCATGGCCAAACCCTGCGTGCGCTCACTCGCCGTGCCAAATACATATTGGCGCATTTTGACCATGGCACATTGCTGCTGCATCTTGGCATGTCTGGCCGCATCTGCCTGCTGGCGCAGGATGAGCCGCCGCAGAAACATGACCATTTTGACCTCTGTTTCACCAGTGGTCAGGTATTGCGCCTGCGCGATCCGCGCCGGTTCGGCGCTGTACTGTGGGCAGACCAGAACCCGCAGGAACACATGCTGCTGAAAGTGCTGGGGCCGGAACCGCTGAGCGAGGCCTTCACCGGCCAATACCTGTATCAGCATATCCGTACCAGGTCTGCTGCCATTAAAATCACCATGATGGATAGCCACCTGGTGGTTGGCGTCGGCAATATCTATGCGAGCGAATCGCTGTTTCGCGCCCGCATTCACCCTGAAAAGCCCGCTAAAGCCCTCACACTCATTGAGTGTGAGCGACTGGCGGCTGAGATTAAAAACACGCTCACAGACGCACTTGCAGCCGGCGGCAGCAGCCTGCGTGATTTCTTTGGTGCCGATGGCAACCCCGGTTATTTCCAGCAGCAGTATTTTGTTTATGCCCGCGCCAATGACAAAGGCGGTGAGCCATGCCGGGTGTGTAATACGCCTATCAGAATGATCAGGCAAGGGCAGCGTTCAACGTTCTATTGTGAGAGTTGTCAGCGATAA
- a CDS encoding DUF2147 domain-containing protein, translating to MKSRLIIVLSVFLSSLASAAFAAGATPAGLWRTVDDNSGKPRSLVRISESNGEYSAVIEKGLLATDTPDAVCDKCKDERKGQRIVGMTIVKGIKLKDGHYEGGEILDPENGKTYRCLMKLDSTGNELEVRGFIGFALIGRSQIWTRVE from the coding sequence ATGAAATCCAGACTGATTATTGTTTTGAGCGTTTTCTTAAGCAGCCTTGCTTCTGCGGCATTTGCCGCAGGCGCAACCCCGGCCGGACTCTGGCGAACAGTAGACGATAACAGCGGCAAGCCGCGCTCGCTTGTCAGGATCAGTGAAAGCAACGGTGAATACAGTGCAGTGATAGAAAAAGGCCTGCTGGCCACCGATACCCCGGATGCCGTCTGCGACAAATGCAAGGATGAACGCAAAGGCCAGCGCATTGTAGGCATGACCATCGTGAAAGGCATCAAACTCAAAGACGGCCATTACGAGGGCGGCGAAATCCTGGATCCTGAAAACGGCAAGACCTATCGCTGCCTGATGAAGCTGGACAGTACAGGCAACGAACTTGAAGTCCGGGGGTTTATCGGTTTTGCGTTAATCGGCCGATCACAAATCTGGACACGTGTTGAATAA
- a CDS encoding DUF4340 domain-containing protein encodes MKKRWILNLILLAVVAGLVSFLYLRPKQDAVKQAAYEVSSYKLAEFNAIKVEFPAKAAVTFEKVNGFWNLTAPYKTRADQASVQRILAIIAASSSQKIVTDDLQKFGLHQPSIKLTLFRDKNNAEEFLFGTYNPLNDEQYISHRNTVYLISNDYGSAASSQVIEMIDKAPLKPTEKVAGFDFSHLEQWEESRLNLDLVDGQWKVSIDKAKPTQNEMNEWADYSWIHTRAKSVELYTPDRKVTHPSFEVKLADGSKVHFDKIQESPELILARPDEGLMYYFPQDEGFVMLNPPINLPSK; translated from the coding sequence ATGAAAAAACGTTGGATACTCAATTTAATTCTGCTGGCAGTGGTGGCCGGGCTGGTTTCATTTTTATACTTGCGTCCCAAGCAGGATGCTGTGAAACAGGCTGCTTATGAAGTTTCCAGCTACAAACTTGCCGAGTTCAATGCCATTAAAGTTGAGTTCCCGGCAAAAGCTGCGGTGACTTTTGAAAAAGTGAATGGATTCTGGAACCTGACTGCACCTTATAAAACGCGTGCAGATCAGGCTTCAGTGCAGCGCATTCTGGCAATCATCGCGGCCAGCAGCAGCCAGAAGATCGTGACAGACGATTTGCAGAAGTTTGGCTTGCACCAGCCTTCTATCAAGCTCACATTGTTCAGGGATAAAAACAATGCCGAAGAGTTCCTGTTCGGTACATATAATCCGTTGAATGATGAGCAGTATATTTCACATAGAAATACGGTTTACCTGATTTCAAACGATTATGGATCAGCCGCCTCATCGCAGGTGATAGAAATGATCGATAAAGCGCCCTTGAAGCCAACAGAAAAAGTTGCCGGTTTCGATTTCAGCCACCTGGAGCAATGGGAAGAGTCAAGGTTGAACCTTGATCTGGTTGATGGGCAATGGAAAGTTTCTATCGACAAAGCCAAACCTACGCAAAATGAAATGAACGAATGGGCCGATTACTCATGGATCCATACCCGTGCTAAATCGGTAGAACTTTATACCCCTGACCGTAAAGTGACGCATCCTTCATTTGAAGTGAAACTGGCTGATGGCAGCAAGGTGCATTTTGACAAGATTCAGGAGTCTCCGGAACTGATACTGGCGCGCCCTGATGAAGGTTTGATGTACTACTTCCCGCAGGATGAAGGGTTTGTGATGCTGAATCCGCCGATCAATTTGCCTAGTAAATAA
- a CDS encoding FRG domain-containing protein, with protein MSRIIPKFLNDITHGDSIIYRGHANYEWELKPSIGRHFTRDWSEVVKYEIKSLEDFKKRAVPYIKVNPKTDIEWLCLMQHHGCPTRLLDFTSNPLIALFFASDPTTGKDGEVIAAKYSRSYENVSNDNLFNRPNSFAYYPPHITERIIGQSGCFVYARTPNAPLNGKQITKTSIPKSEKTEIRRELKELGISHSSLFPGVDGVCKDLNEELVLKLIIEDLF; from the coding sequence ATGTCTCGCATAATTCCTAAATTTTTAAATGATATTACTCATGGAGACTCGATAATTTACCGAGGACATGCAAACTATGAATGGGAACTAAAGCCTTCAATAGGAAGGCACTTCACCAGAGACTGGTCAGAAGTTGTTAAATATGAAATAAAGTCTCTGGAAGATTTCAAAAAGAGGGCTGTCCCATACATCAAAGTAAATCCAAAAACAGACATAGAGTGGCTTTGTCTTATGCAGCATCATGGATGCCCAACTCGCCTTCTTGATTTTACAAGTAATCCATTAATTGCCTTGTTCTTTGCCTCCGACCCAACAACAGGAAAAGATGGTGAAGTAATTGCGGCAAAATACAGCAGAAGCTACGAAAATGTCAGTAATGACAACTTATTTAATAGGCCAAACAGCTTCGCTTATTACCCACCGCACATCACCGAACGAATTATTGGCCAGTCTGGTTGCTTCGTGTATGCACGCACACCAAACGCACCTTTAAACGGAAAACAGATTACTAAAACAAGTATTCCAAAAAGTGAAAAAACGGAAATCAGACGTGAACTCAAAGAGCTAGGAATTAGTCATTCCTCACTATTCCCTGGCGTAGATGGAGTATGCAAAGACCTTAATGAGGAACTTGTACTCAAGCTCATTATTGAAGACTTGTTTTAA
- a CDS encoding sodium:solute symporter family protein — protein MLIWFVVIYLAISIGIGLVAAMRVKNAKDYAVAGRHLPLPVVMATVFATWFGAEAVFGVSATFVTEGLNGVAADPFGSSMCLIIAGFFFSTQLYKLNILTLGDFYRMRYNRTVEVLTTIAIVISYLGWVAAQIKALGLIFSMITDGAVSEQAGMILGTAIVLTYTTLGGMLSVAVLDFVQMIVVIGGLLYIGNIVSGMTGGVAPVIEHAHAAGKLDFFPKGADIWVWITFLGGWMTMMLGSIPQQDVFQRITSAKSAKIALWGSILGASVYFCFTFVPMFIAYAATLIDPALFGKLVVEDSQKVLPTLVLQHTPLIAQAIFFGAVLSAIMSCSSATLLAPSVTFAENIVRGYIPHLSDKGFLRVMRICLLGFGSCVLLYALNSERSIFGMVESAYKITLAGAFVPLIFGAFWKRATSQGALAAIIGGITTWVLIEVLIGEESLVPAQLIGLGVSMLGMLIGSLMPQKIGGSPSAPHGYLHEHAARQHPH, from the coding sequence ATGCTGATCTGGTTTGTTGTCATCTATCTAGCGATCTCTATTGGCATTGGCCTTGTTGCGGCGATGCGCGTCAAAAATGCTAAAGATTACGCTGTGGCCGGCCGCCACCTGCCTCTGCCGGTGGTCATGGCCACGGTATTCGCCACATGGTTCGGCGCCGAGGCGGTATTCGGCGTTTCCGCGACCTTTGTCACAGAAGGCCTGAATGGCGTAGCGGCAGACCCTTTTGGCTCCAGCATGTGCCTGATCATTGCAGGTTTTTTCTTTTCCACACAGCTGTATAAACTCAATATCCTGACACTGGGTGACTTTTATCGCATGCGCTACAACCGCACGGTAGAAGTGCTCACCACGATAGCGATCGTCATTTCCTACCTGGGCTGGGTAGCCGCACAGATCAAGGCACTGGGGCTCATATTCAGCATGATTACCGATGGCGCGGTAAGCGAACAGGCCGGCATGATACTGGGCACCGCGATCGTGCTGACTTACACGACCTTGGGCGGCATGCTTTCCGTAGCGGTGCTGGACTTCGTTCAGATGATCGTAGTCATCGGCGGCCTGCTCTACATCGGCAATATCGTATCAGGCATGACTGGCGGCGTCGCCCCGGTCATAGAGCACGCACACGCTGCCGGTAAACTGGACTTTTTCCCCAAAGGCGCAGACATCTGGGTATGGATCACGTTCCTGGGAGGATGGATGACCATGATGCTGGGCTCAATACCCCAGCAGGATGTATTCCAGCGCATCACCTCAGCCAAGAGTGCAAAAATCGCACTATGGGGTTCGATTCTAGGCGCTTCGGTTTACTTCTGCTTTACCTTCGTACCCATGTTCATCGCTTATGCGGCGACCCTGATTGACCCTGCACTTTTCGGCAAGCTGGTCGTAGAAGATTCACAGAAAGTATTGCCTACATTGGTCTTACAGCACACACCGCTTATTGCGCAGGCAATATTCTTCGGTGCCGTATTATCTGCAATCATGAGCTGCTCATCCGCCACCCTGCTCGCCCCTTCCGTGACATTTGCCGAAAACATCGTACGCGGCTATATCCCGCACCTGAGTGACAAAGGCTTCCTGCGCGTCATGCGTATCTGCCTGCTCGGCTTTGGCTCATGCGTATTGCTTTACGCACTTAACTCGGAACGCTCTATTTTCGGCATGGTGGAATCCGCCTACAAAATCACGCTGGCAGGCGCATTTGTACCATTGATCTTCGGTGCATTCTGGAAAAGAGCAACCTCACAGGGCGCACTTGCAGCGATTATCGGCGGCATTACCACCTGGGTATTGATTGAAGTGTTAATTGGTGAAGAAAGCCTGGTTCCCGCCCAGCTCATAGGCCTGGGCGTAAGCATGCTAGGCATGCTCATAGGTTCACTGATGCCACAGAAAATCGGCGGCAGCCCAAGCGCCCCGCACGGCTATCTGCATGAGCATGCAGCCAGGCAGCATCCGCATTAG